The Cellulomonas flavigena DSM 20109 DNA segment GTCAGGTGATCGTCTTCAAGCGGTCGATGGCGACGGGGTACGCGGGCGTGCAGAACCCGCTGTTCTTCCGCGAGAACACCGCGATGCTCTTCGGCGACGCGAAGGACCAGGTGGAGCGGATCGTCGCACCGCTGGCCGTCGGGTGACGGGGAAGGTCTCGACGCGGCCGCGCTGACCGGGGCCGCGGGTCGGGGGCGACGGTGCCGGGTGCACCGTCGCCCCCGGCCTGTCTCCGGCGTCGTCGCCGGGCTCGTCCGGGCCGAACTCGGGCCGAGGTCCCCTTGACGATCCGCCCGGGTCGTCGTCCCGCCGCGACCACCACCGCCGGCCGGCCGGTCATGGGACGGCTGAAACGGTTCGGGTGGTGACGGGGTGTGGCGCGCACCCCTAGCCTCGCGCCGGATCGCGCTGTGACGCTCCACCACCTGTCACGAGGAGTTCCCCCATGTCGTCCGCTCCCGCCCTTCGCACCCGGCCCGCGTTCGCGGCCGTGGCGGCCCTCGTCGCGGCAGGGCTCGCCGCCGCGGTGTCGACGGCGTCGCCGCTCGTCGCCCCGGCCGGTGCCGCATCGCCCGCCGTCGTCATCGACAGCGACTTCGAGGCCGGCCTCGACGGCTGGGAGGCGCGCGGCGCCGCGACCGTCAGCACGACGTCCGTGGGCGCGCGCGGCACCGGCAGCCTGCTCGTCGAGGACCGGGTCGACCCGTGGGACGGCGCGCTGATCCCCGTCACCGACATCTTCGAGCCGGGCACCACGTACACCGTCGGCCTGTGGCTGCGGCTGCCCGACGGCGCCGGCTCCGCCGACCTGCGCGTCTCGGTGCAGCGTGACCTCGCCGGCGAGCCGTCGTACGAGACCGTCGCCACCGTCGAGAACGTCTCGAGCCAGTGGAAGCAGGTCGTCGCGACCTACGTGCCCGGCCCGTTCGACACCGCGTCGCTGTACGTCGAGTCGGTCTCCGCACCCGTCGACGTCATGGTCGACGACGTCGTCGTCAGCGGGATCACCTACTCGCCCGACACGTCGGTGACGCCCGTCCGTGACGCCGTGTCCGTGCCCTTCGGCATCGCGGTCGAGCCGCAGGACACCGTCGGCGGCCGCGGCGCGCTGCTCGCGCACCACGCCGAGCAGATCACGCCCGGCAACCAGATGAAGCCCGACGCGATCCAGCCCACCGAGGGCACGTTCACGTTCACCGCCGCCGACGGCCTCGTCGACTGGGCCATCGAGCACGACATGCGGGTCTACGGCCACACGCTGCTGTGGCACCAGCAGACACCGGCCTGGTTCTTCCAGCGCGACGGGTCGTCGCTCACGACGTCCGCCGCGGACCAGGAGCTGCTGCGCGAGCGCCTGCGTACGCACATCGAGGCGATCGCCGACCACTACCGCACGACGTACGGCGAGTACGGCACGCCCGGCAACCCGATCTTCGCGTTCGACGTCGTCAACGAGGTCATCGACGAGAACCAGCCCGACGGTCTGCGTCGCAGCGAGTGGTACCGGATCCTCGGCAAGTCCTACATCGCCGACGCCTTCCGCTACGCGCGCGACGCGTTCGGCCCCGAGGTCCTGCTGTTCATCAACGACTACAACTCCGAGTACCCCAACAAGCGCGCGCCGTACCTCGCGCTCGTGAAGGAGCTGCTCGCGGACGGTGTGCCGGTCGACGGCGTCGGCCACCAGCTGCACGTCGAGGTCGGCCGCTCGATCAGCATGGCCGAGGACACCATCACGGCGTTCGAGGCGCTGCCCGTGCGCCAGGCCGTGACGGAGTTCGACGCCTCGACCTACCGTCACGAGGGCGAGTCCTGGACCACGCCGCCGGCCGACCGCCTGCTCGAGCAGGGGTACTACTACCGCGACATGTTCGACATGTTCGAGAAGCACGCGGCGTCGTTCGAGTCGATCACCGTGTGGGGTCTCGAGGACTCGCGCACCTGGCTGCGCGCGGGTGCCGCGCCGCTGCTGTTCGACGGTCAGCTGCAGGTCAAGCCGGCCTACTGGGGTGTCGTGGACCCGACGCAGATCGGGTCGACGCCGAGGCCCACGCCGACCGTGACCCCGACGCCGACGGTCACCCCGACGCCGACGGTCACGCCGACGCCGACCCCGACGCCGACGGTCACCCCGACCCCGACGCCGACCCCGACGGTCAGCCCGACGCCGTCGCCCACCCCGTCGCCGACCCAGAACCCGGGTGGCGCCTGCACGGTGAGCTACACGGCCAACGCGTGGAACACCGGCTTCACGGCCTCGGTCCGCGTGACGAACAAGGGCG contains these protein-coding regions:
- a CDS encoding endo-1,4-beta-xylanase, which translates into the protein MSSAPALRTRPAFAAVAALVAAGLAAAVSTASPLVAPAGAASPAVVIDSDFEAGLDGWEARGAATVSTTSVGARGTGSLLVEDRVDPWDGALIPVTDIFEPGTTYTVGLWLRLPDGAGSADLRVSVQRDLAGEPSYETVATVENVSSQWKQVVATYVPGPFDTASLYVESVSAPVDVMVDDVVVSGITYSPDTSVTPVRDAVSVPFGIAVEPQDTVGGRGALLAHHAEQITPGNQMKPDAIQPTEGTFTFTAADGLVDWAIEHDMRVYGHTLLWHQQTPAWFFQRDGSSLTTSAADQELLRERLRTHIEAIADHYRTTYGEYGTPGNPIFAFDVVNEVIDENQPDGLRRSEWYRILGKSYIADAFRYARDAFGPEVLLFINDYNSEYPNKRAPYLALVKELLADGVPVDGVGHQLHVEVGRSISMAEDTITAFEALPVRQAVTEFDASTYRHEGESWTTPPADRLLEQGYYYRDMFDMFEKHAASFESITVWGLEDSRTWLRAGAAPLLFDGQLQVKPAYWGVVDPTQIGSTPRPTPTVTPTPTVTPTPTVTPTPTPTPTVTPTPTPTPTVSPTPSPTPSPTQNPGGACTVSYTANAWNTGFTASVRVTNKGAALSGWTLEFDLPAGQSVQQGWSAKWAQSGQTVTVSNEAWNGNLGADATVDIGFNGSHNGNGNSAKPTQFTLNGAACS